The following are encoded in a window of Phaseolus vulgaris cultivar G19833 chromosome 3, P. vulgaris v2.0, whole genome shotgun sequence genomic DNA:
- the LOC137805850 gene encoding uncharacterized protein, whose protein sequence is MAVTHADLEPRRRKTDLSSKTGVFLMALTILLGLFCFILCLIAEATRSKVMWMSTDENGKGSKSECVYSGSGKMPLLCASFAFIGLAFAILVEHSYMLIAVSNSSPALLALDPESASAKSLTWQAGFFFVTTWICFAVGEILLLAGVSVESGHLKNWWKPKPSCLSIREGLFCAAGVFALTTVFLASALYLTALRALRISQEQENVRREVLLTSVLHTSPPRGSQPQITTVTRENPTTRETPLSVFPSPFNKSYIFV, encoded by the exons ATGGCAGTCACACATGCTGACCTTGAACCAAGgagaagaaaaacagatttgagtagcAAAACAGGTGTCTTTCTCATGGCTCTCACAATACTATTGGGGCTATTCTGCTTCATTCTGTGTCTCATAGCAGAAGCCACACGTTCGAAG GTGATGTGGATGAGCACAGATGAAAATGGAAAGGGAAGTAAATCAGAATGTGTTTACAGTGGTAGTGGGAAAATGCCATTGCTATGCGCTTCTTTTGCTTTCATTGGACTAGCATTTGCCATCTTGGTTGAGCACAGTTACATGTTGATAGCAGTTAGTAATTCATCTCCTGCTTTACTCGCCTTGGATCCCGAATCTGCTTCTGCAAAGTCATTAACATGGCAAGCTGGGTTCTTCTTCGTTACAACTTG GATTTGCTTTGCAGTTGGGGAGATTCTGTTGTTAGCAGGAGTGAGTGTAGAGTCAGGGCATCTGAAGAATTGGTGGAAGCCTAAACCCAGTTGCCTTAGTATTAGAGAAGGGTTGTTCTGTGCTGCAGGGGTGTTTGCTTTAACCACGGTTTTCCTAGCTTCTGCTTTATACCTAACAGCACTTCGTGCACTAAGAATATCACAGGAGCAAGAAAATGTTCGAAGAGAGGTACTTCTGACCTCTGTTCTTCATACTTCTCCACCAAGAGGATCTCAACCACAAATCACAACTGTTACTAGGGAGAACCCCACAACAAGAGAGACCCCATTATCTGTATTTCCATCTCCTTTCAATAAAAGCTACATCTTTGTGTGA